In the genome of Scylla paramamosain isolate STU-SP2022 unplaced genomic scaffold, ASM3559412v1 Contig95, whole genome shotgun sequence, one region contains:
- the LOC135098965 gene encoding uncharacterized protein LOC135098965 isoform X3, producing MEDSYRTSVPASLPTTPESTTTLSSLQKNTINMTRSPLRRWNLSRESFRNAGRISGDDCRLPSTRRCRWEERKYLKKCCIFAKNTRGQFNKTPAMAPQVPAFEVKLATDSAFKLTWVQRILKSVKDQILTRTGWHLTVFNR from the exons GACAAGCGTACCAGCCAGCCTGCCCACCACACCCGAGTCAACAACCACGCTGTCGTCACTGCAGAAAAACACAATCAACATGACCCGTTCTCCCCTGAG GAGGTGGAATTTGAGTAGGGAAAGCTtcagaaatgcaggaaggattAGCGGTGATGACTGCAGGCTGCCATCGACCCGCAG ATgcaggtgggaggagaggaaatacctGAAGAAGTGTTGCATATTTGCCAAGAACACCAGGGGACAGTTTAACAAGACACCTGCAATGGCACCACAAGTTCCTGCCTTTGAAGTGAAGCTTGCTACAGACTCTGCCTTCAAGCTGACATGG gTTCAaaggattctcaagagtgttaaGGATCAGATACTGACAAGAACTGGCTGGCATCTTACTGTgttcaacag aTAA
- the LOC135098967 gene encoding uncharacterized protein LOC135098967 isoform X4 has protein sequence MPDPGVPKETVAVETGVQLCLSLPWTHFPAPELNGQPAANLNFNQNSSDTAGQDNHRNTDMHAPDMDMKMEGQESHVMVSDSDASVQEGERQAETRKCPWEKPGVN, from the exons ATGCCAGACCCAGGGGTGCCCAAGGAAACG GTTGCGGTGGAAACTGGCGTACAGCTGTGCCTGAGCCTGCCGTGGACGCATTTCCCAGCCCCCGAACTGAACGGTCAACCTGCCGCCAATCTCAACTTCAACCAGAACAGCTCGGACACGGCTGGCCAGGACAACCACCGCAACACAGACATGCACGCACCTGATATGGACATGAAAATGGAGGGACAGGAG TCCCACGTGATGGTGTCCGACAGTGATGCCTCAGTGCAGGAGGGGGAACGGCAGGCAGAGACCCGCAAGTGCCCCTGGGAGAAGCCTGGAG TCAACTGA
- the LOC135098967 gene encoding uncharacterized protein LOC135098967 isoform X3, with product MPDPGVPKETVAVETGVQLCLSLPWTHFPAPELNGQPAANLNFNQNSSDTAGQDNHRNTDMHAPDMDMKMEGQESHVMVSDSDASVQEGERQAETRKCPWEKPGEWPEAVSA from the exons ATGCCAGACCCAGGGGTGCCCAAGGAAACG GTTGCGGTGGAAACTGGCGTACAGCTGTGCCTGAGCCTGCCGTGGACGCATTTCCCAGCCCCCGAACTGAACGGTCAACCTGCCGCCAATCTCAACTTCAACCAGAACAGCTCGGACACGGCTGGCCAGGACAACCACCGCAACACAGACATGCACGCACCTGATATGGACATGAAAATGGAGGGACAGGAG TCCCACGTGATGGTGTCCGACAGTGATGCCTCAGTGCAGGAGGGGGAACGGCAGGCAGAGACCCGCAAGTGCCCCTGGGAGAAGCCTGGAG AGTGGCCTGAGGCAGTGAGTGCTTGA
- the LOC135098965 gene encoding uncharacterized protein LOC135098965 isoform X1 has product MTRSPLRRWNLSRESFRNAGRISGDDCRLPSTRRWEERKYLKKCCIFAKNTRGQFNKTPAMAPQVPAFEVKLATDSAFKLTWVQRILKSVKDQILTRTGWHLTVFNR; this is encoded by the exons ATGACCCGTTCTCCCCTGAG GAGGTGGAATTTGAGTAGGGAAAGCTtcagaaatgcaggaaggattAGCGGTGATGACTGCAGGCTGCCATCGACCCGCAG gtgggaggagaggaaatacctGAAGAAGTGTTGCATATTTGCCAAGAACACCAGGGGACAGTTTAACAAGACACCTGCAATGGCACCACAAGTTCCTGCCTTTGAAGTGAAGCTTGCTACAGACTCTGCCTTCAAGCTGACATGG gTTCAaaggattctcaagagtgttaaGGATCAGATACTGACAAGAACTGGCTGGCATCTTACTGTgttcaacag aTAA
- the LOC135098965 gene encoding uncharacterized protein LOC135098965 isoform X2, with the protein MTRSPLRRWNLSRESFRNAGRISGDDCRLPSTRRCRWEERKYLKKCCIFAKNTRGQFNKTPAMAPQVPAFEVKLATDSAFKLTWVQRILKSVKDQILTRTGWHLTVFNR; encoded by the exons ATGACCCGTTCTCCCCTGAG GAGGTGGAATTTGAGTAGGGAAAGCTtcagaaatgcaggaaggattAGCGGTGATGACTGCAGGCTGCCATCGACCCGCAG ATgcaggtgggaggagaggaaatacctGAAGAAGTGTTGCATATTTGCCAAGAACACCAGGGGACAGTTTAACAAGACACCTGCAATGGCACCACAAGTTCCTGCCTTTGAAGTGAAGCTTGCTACAGACTCTGCCTTCAAGCTGACATGG gTTCAaaggattctcaagagtgttaaGGATCAGATACTGACAAGAACTGGCTGGCATCTTACTGTgttcaacag aTAA
- the LOC135098967 gene encoding uncharacterized protein LOC135098967 isoform X1: MPDPGVPKETVAVETGVQLCLSLPWTHFPAPELNGQPAANLNFNQNSSDTAGQDNHRNTDMHAPDMDMKMEGQESHVMVSDSDASVQEGERQAETRKCPWEKPGVNRANESRIKLSIPVN, encoded by the exons ATGCCAGACCCAGGGGTGCCCAAGGAAACG GTTGCGGTGGAAACTGGCGTACAGCTGTGCCTGAGCCTGCCGTGGACGCATTTCCCAGCCCCCGAACTGAACGGTCAACCTGCCGCCAATCTCAACTTCAACCAGAACAGCTCGGACACGGCTGGCCAGGACAACCACCGCAACACAGACATGCACGCACCTGATATGGACATGAAAATGGAGGGACAGGAG TCCCACGTGATGGTGTCCGACAGTGATGCCTCAGTGCAGGAGGGGGAACGGCAGGCAGAGACCCGCAAGTGCCCCTGGGAGAAGCCTGGAG ttaaCCGAGCCAATGAAAGCAGAATCAAACTTTCCATTCCAGTCAACTGA
- the LOC135098967 gene encoding uncharacterized protein LOC135098967 isoform X2, whose protein sequence is MKVAVETGVQLCLSLPWTHFPAPELNGQPAANLNFNQNSSDTAGQDNHRNTDMHAPDMDMKMEGQESHVMVSDSDASVQEGERQAETRKCPWEKPGVNRANESRIKLSIPVN, encoded by the exons ATGAAG GTTGCGGTGGAAACTGGCGTACAGCTGTGCCTGAGCCTGCCGTGGACGCATTTCCCAGCCCCCGAACTGAACGGTCAACCTGCCGCCAATCTCAACTTCAACCAGAACAGCTCGGACACGGCTGGCCAGGACAACCACCGCAACACAGACATGCACGCACCTGATATGGACATGAAAATGGAGGGACAGGAG TCCCACGTGATGGTGTCCGACAGTGATGCCTCAGTGCAGGAGGGGGAACGGCAGGCAGAGACCCGCAAGTGCCCCTGGGAGAAGCCTGGAG ttaaCCGAGCCAATGAAAGCAGAATCAAACTTTCCATTCCAGTCAACTGA